From Diceros bicornis minor isolate mBicDic1 chromosome 17, mDicBic1.mat.cur, whole genome shotgun sequence, the proteins below share one genomic window:
- the MYL6 gene encoding myosin light polypeptide 6 isoform X3 produces the protein MCDFTEDQTAEFKEAFQLFDRTGDGKILYSQCGDVMRALGQNPTNAEVLKVLGNPKSDEMNVKVLDFEHFLPMLQTVAKNKDQGTYEDYVEGLRVFDKEGNGTVMGAEIRHVLVTLGEKMTEEEVEMLVAGHEDSNGCINYEELVRMVLNG, from the exons ATG TGTGACTTCACGGAGGACCAGACCGCAG AGTTCAAGGAGGCCTTCCAGCTGTTTGACCGAACGGGGGATGGCAAGATCCTGTACAGCCAGTGTGGGGACGTGATGAGGGCCCTGGGCCAGAACCCCACCAACGCCGAGGTGCTCAAGGTCCTGGGGAACCCCAAGAGTGATG AGATGAATGTGAAGGTGCTGGACTTTGAGCACTTCCTGCCCATGCTGCAGACCGTGGCCAAGAACAAGGACCAGGGCACCTACGAGGACTATGTCGAAGGCCTTCGGGTGTTTGACAAGGAAGGGAACGGCACCGTCATGGGTGCTGAAATCCGGCATGTTCTTGTCACCCTGG GTGAGAAGATGACAGAGGAAGAAGTAGAGATGCTGGTGGCAGGGCACGAGGACAGCAATGGTTGTATCAATTATGAAG AGCTCGTCCGCATGGTGCTGAATGGCTGA
- the MYL6 gene encoding myosin light polypeptide 6 isoform X1, with amino-acid sequence MLTAPLFSEQCDFTEDQTAEFKEAFQLFDRTGDGKILYSQCGDVMRALGQNPTNAEVLKVLGNPKSDEMNVKVLDFEHFLPMLQTVAKNKDQGTYEDYVEGLRVFDKEGNGTVMGAEIRHVLVTLGEKMTEEEVEMLVAGHEDSNGCINYEELVRMVLNG; translated from the exons ATGCTGACCGCTCCCCTCTTCTCTGAGCAGTGTGACTTCACGGAGGACCAGACCGCAG AGTTCAAGGAGGCCTTCCAGCTGTTTGACCGAACGGGGGATGGCAAGATCCTGTACAGCCAGTGTGGGGACGTGATGAGGGCCCTGGGCCAGAACCCCACCAACGCCGAGGTGCTCAAGGTCCTGGGGAACCCCAAGAGTGATG AGATGAATGTGAAGGTGCTGGACTTTGAGCACTTCCTGCCCATGCTGCAGACCGTGGCCAAGAACAAGGACCAGGGCACCTACGAGGACTATGTCGAAGGCCTTCGGGTGTTTGACAAGGAAGGGAACGGCACCGTCATGGGTGCTGAAATCCGGCATGTTCTTGTCACCCTGG GTGAGAAGATGACAGAGGAAGAAGTAGAGATGCTGGTGGCAGGGCACGAGGACAGCAATGGTTGTATCAATTATGAAG AGCTCGTCCGCATGGTGCTGAATGGCTGA
- the MYL6 gene encoding myosin light polypeptide 6 isoform X2, with amino-acid sequence MLTAPLFSEQCDFTEDQTAEFKEAFQLFDRTGDGKILYSQCGDVMRALGQNPTNAEVLKVLGNPKSDEMNVKVLDFEHFLPMLQTVAKNKDQGTYEDYVEGLRVFDKEGNGTVMGAEIRHVLVTLGEKMTEEEVEMLVAGHEDSNGCINYEAFVRHILSG; translated from the exons ATGCTGACCGCTCCCCTCTTCTCTGAGCAGTGTGACTTCACGGAGGACCAGACCGCAG AGTTCAAGGAGGCCTTCCAGCTGTTTGACCGAACGGGGGATGGCAAGATCCTGTACAGCCAGTGTGGGGACGTGATGAGGGCCCTGGGCCAGAACCCCACCAACGCCGAGGTGCTCAAGGTCCTGGGGAACCCCAAGAGTGATG AGATGAATGTGAAGGTGCTGGACTTTGAGCACTTCCTGCCCATGCTGCAGACCGTGGCCAAGAACAAGGACCAGGGCACCTACGAGGACTATGTCGAAGGCCTTCGGGTGTTTGACAAGGAAGGGAACGGCACCGTCATGGGTGCTGAAATCCGGCATGTTCTTGTCACCCTGG GTGAGAAGATGACAGAGGAAGAAGTAGAGATGCTGGTGGCAGGGCACGAGGACAGCAATGGTTGTATCAATTATGAAG CGTTTGTGAGGCATATCCTGTCGGGGTGA
- the MYL6B gene encoding myosin light chain 6B has protein sequence MPPKKDIPVKKPAGPAVSKPAPKPAAVGAPTAKPKPEPEPAVPLPVPPPAPPKILEPPIDLSKIVIEFNKDQLEEFKEAFELYDRVGDGKIQFSQCGDVMRALGQNPTNAEVLRVMGYPKSDELKSRRVDFETFLPMLQAVAKNPDQGTYQDYLEGLRVFDKEGDGKVMGAELRHVLTTLGERMTEDEVESVLAGHEDINGCINYEAFLKHILSV, from the exons ATGCCTCCCAAGAAGGATATTCCTGTGAAGAAACCAGCAGGGCCCGCTGTCTCCAAGCCTGCTCCCAAACCAGCAGCAGTAGGGGCCCCTACAGCCAAGCCCAAGCCTGAGCCAGAGCCAGCTGTCCCTCTACCTGTGCCTCCTCCGGCCCCTCCGAAAATCCTGGAGCCCCCCATCGATCTCTCCAAAATAGTG ATCGAGTTTAACAAGGACCAGCTGGAGG AGTTCAAAGAGGCCTTTGAGCTGTATGACCGAGTAGGGGACGGCAAGATCCAGTTCAGCCAGTGTGGGGACGTGATGAGGGCCCTGGGCCAGAATCCCACCAACGCCGAGGTGCTCAGGGTCATGGGGTACCCCAAGAGTGATG AGCTGAAGTCCCGGCGTGTGGACTTCGAGACTTTCCTGCCCATGCTCCAGGCAGTGGCCAAGAACCCGGACCAGGGCACATACCAGGACTACCTGGAGGGCCTTCGGGTGTTTGACAAAGAAGGAGACGGCAAAGTCATGGGAGCAGAGCTCAGACATGTCCTCACCACCCTGG GAGAGAGGATGACTGAAGACGAAGTGGAGTCTGTTCTGGCAGGACATGAGGACATCAATGGCTGCATCAACTATGAAG CCTTCCTGAAGCACATCCTAAGCGTCTGA
- the ESYT1 gene encoding extended synaptotagmin-1, translated as MERSPGDGSSPSPSPVDQPSAPSDPPDQPPTAHTKPDPSSGNQPAGPSAASEVLAVLTSFGRRLLVLVPVYLAGAIGLSVGFVLFGLALYLGWRRVRDEKERSLRVARQLLDDEERITAKTLYMSHRELPAWVSFPDVEKAEWLNKIVAQVWPFLGQYMEKLLVETVAPAIRGSNTHLQTFTFTRVELGEKPLRIVGVKVHPGQSKEQILLDLNISYVGDVQIDVEVKKYFCKAGVKGMQLHGVLRVILEPLIGDLPIVGAVSMFFIRRPTLDINWTGITNLLDIPGLSSLSDTVIMDSIAAFLVLPNRLLVPLVPNLQDVAQLRSPLPRGIIRIHLLAAQGLSSKDKYVKGLIEGKSDPYALVRVGTQTFCSRVINEELNPQWGETYEVTVHEVPGQEIEVEVFDKDPDKDDFLGRMKLDVGKVLQAGVLDDWFPLQGGQGQVHLRLEWLSLLPNAEKLEEVLQWNRGVSSRPEPPSAAILAVYLDRAQDLPLKKGNKEPNPMVQLSIQDVTQESKALHSTNCPVWEEAFRFFLQDPRSQELDIQVKDDSRALTLGALTLPLARLLTAPELTLDQWFQLSSSGPNSRLYMKLVMRILYLDSSEVRLPAVPGCPGAWDLDNESPQTGSSVDTPPRPSHTTPDSHFGTENVLRIHVLEAQDLIAKDRFLGGLVKGKSDPYVKLKLAGRSFRSRVIREDLNPRWNEVFEVIVTSIPGQELEVEVFDKDLDKDDFLGRCKVSLTTVLNSGFLDEWLTLEDVPSGRLHLRLERLTPRPTAAELEEVLQVNSLIQTQKSAELAAALLSVYLERAEDLPLRKGTKPPSPYATLTVGDAMHKTKTVSQTSAPVWDESASFLIRKPNTDSLELQVRGEGTGALGSLSLPLSELLVADQLCLDRWFTLNNGQGQVLLRAQLGILVSQHSGVEAHSHSYSHSSSSLSEELELWAGLPHVTSSAPELRQRLTHGDSPLEAPAGPLGQVKLTVWYYSEERKLVSIVHSCRALRQNGRDPPDPYVSLLLLPDKNRGTKRKTSQKKRTLNPEFNERFEWELPLDEALRRKLDISVKSNSSFMSRERELLGKVQLDLAEIDLSQGAAQWYDLMDDKDKGSS; from the exons ATGGAGCGCTCCCCTGGAGacggctccagccccagccctagccccgTGGACCAGCCCTCTGCTCCCTCCGACCCCCCTGACCAGCCCCCCACTGCTCACACGAAGCCGGACCCGAGTTCTGGGAACCAACCTGCCGGCCCCAGCGCGGCGAGTGAGGTCCTGGCGGTGCTGACTTCGTTCGGGCGGCGGTTGCTGGTGCTGGTGCCGGTATACCTGGCCGGGGCAATAGGACTCAGCGTGGGTTTCGTGCTCTTCGGCCTCGCCCTCTACCTGGGCTGGCGCCGGGTCCGCGACGAGAAAGAACGGAGCCTTCGAGTAGCGCGGCAGCTGCTGGACGACGAGGAGCGGATCACGGCGAAGACACTTTACATGAGCCATCGAGAGCTGCCTGCCTGG GTCAGCTTCCCAGATGTGGAAAAGGCTGAGTGGCTAAATAAG ATTGTGGCCCAGGTCTGGCCCTTCCTGGGCCAGTATATGGAGAAGCTTTTGGTTGAAACTGTGGCCCCTGCTATTCGAGGATCTAACACCCATCTGCAAACGTTTACATTTACACGCGTGGAACTGGGAGAAAAG CCATTGCGCATCGTAGGAGTCAAAGTTCACCCTGGTCAGAGCAAAGAACAGATCCTGCTGGACTTGAACATCAG CTATGTAGGTGACGTACAGATTGATGTGGAAGTGAAGAAATATTTCTGCAAAGCAGGAGTCAAGGGCATGCAG CTACATGGTGTCTTGCGGGTGATCCTTGAGCCACTCATTGGGGACCTTCCTATCGTGGGGGCTGTGTCAATGTTCTTTATCCGACGCCCG ACCCTAGATATCAACTGGACAGGGATAACCAACCTGCTGGATATCCCAGGACTCAG CTCACTCTCTGACACCGTGATCATGGACTCCATCGCTGCCTTCCTCGTGTTGCCCAACCGATTATTGGTGCCCCTTGTGCCCAACCTTCAGGATGTGGCCCAGTTGCGTTCCCCTCTTCCCAGG GGCATTATTCGGATTCACCTGCTGGCTGCTCAAGGGCTGAGCTCCAAGGACAAATACGTGAAGGGCCTGATTGAGGGCAAGTCAGACCCCTATGCACTTGTGCGAGTGGGCACCCAGACATTCTGCAGTCGTGTCATCAATGAGGAACTCAACCCCCAGTGGGGAGAGACTTATGAG GTGACAGTGCACGAGGTCCCAGGGCAGGAGATTGAGGTGGAGGTGTTTGACAAGGATCCAGACAAAGATGACTTTCTAGGCAG AATGAAGCTGGATGTGGGGAAGGTTTTGCAGGCTGGAGTACTGGATGAT TGGTTCCCTCTTCAAGGCGGGCAAGGCCAAGTTCACCTAAGGCTAGAATGGCTGTCGCTTCTGCCAAATGCAGAAAAACTGGAGGAG GTTCTACAGTGGAATCGAGGCGTCTCCTCCCGACCAGAGCCCCCATCAGCTGCCATCTTAGCTGTCTATCTGGATCGGGCCCAGGATCTTCCT CTAAAGAAGGGGAACAAGGAACCCAACCCTATGGTACAGCTGTCAATTCAGGATGTGACCCAGGAGAGCAAG GCGCTCCACAGCACTAACTGCCCGGTGTGGGAGGAGGCCTTCCGGTTCTTCCTGCAAGACCCTCGAAGCCAGGAGCTTGATATACAG GTGAAGGATGACTCGAGGGCCCTGACTTTAGGGGCACTGACTCTGCCTCTGGCTCGCCTGCTGACTGCCCCTGAACTCACCCTTGACCAGTGgttccagctcagcagctctggCCCAAACTCCAGGCTCTACATGAAGCTGGTTAtgagg ATTTTGTACTTAGATTCATCAGAAGTGCGCCTCCCTGCCGTGCCTGGTTGTCCTGGGGCTTGGGACCTGGACAATGAGAGCCCCCAGACAGGCAGCAGTGTGGATACCCCACCTCGACCCTCTCACACTACTCCTGACAGTCACTTTGGGACTGAG AATGTGCTTCGGATCCATGTATTAGAGGCCCAGGACCTGATTGCCAAAGACCGTTTCTTGGGGGGTTTGGTGAAGGGCAAGTCAGACCCCTATGTCAAACTAAAGCTGGCAGGACGAAGCTTCCGGAGCCGTGTTATTCGGGAAGATCTCAATCCCCGCTGGAATGAAGTTTTTGAG GTGATCGTCACATCAATTCCAGGCCAAGAGCTGGAGGTTGAAGTTTTTGACAAGGACCTGGACAAGGATGACTTTCTGGGCAG GTGTAAAGTGAGTCTCACCACAGTCCTAAACAGTGGCTTCCTTGATGAG TGGCTGACCCTGGAGGACGTCCCATCTGGCCGCCTGCACTTGCGTCTGGAGCGTCTGACCCCTCGTCCCACTGCTGCTGAGTTAgaggag GTGCTGCAGGTGAACAGTTTGATCCAGACTCAGAAGAGTGCAGAACTGGCGGCGGCCCTGCTGTCCGTCTACCTAGAACGGGCTGAGGACCTGCCG CTCCGAAAGGGCACCAAGCCTCCCAGCCCTTATGCCACTCTCACTGTGGGAGATGCTATGCATAAAACAAAG ACTGTTTCCCAAACTTCAGCCCCTGTCTGGGACGAGAGTGCCTCCTTTCTCATCAGGAAACCAAACACTGACAGCCTGGAGTTGCAG GTTCGGGGTGAGGGGACTGGTGCACTGGGCTCATTATCCCTGCCCCTCTCGGAGCTCCTTGTGGCTGACCAGCTCTGCTTGGACCGCTGGTTTACGCTCAACAATGGTCAAGGGCAGGTGTTACTGAGAGCACAGCTGGGG ATCCTGGTGTCCCAGCACTCGGGAGTGGAAGCTCATAGCCACAGCTATAGCCACAGCTCCTCATCTCTGAGTGAAGAACTAGAGCTCTGGGCGGGACTCCCTCATGTCACCTCCTCAGCCCCAGAGCTCCGGCAGCGCCTAACACATGGTGACAG TCCCCTTGAGGCTCCAGCTGGGCCTCTGGGCCAGGTGAAACTGACTGTTTGGTACTACAGTGAAGAACGAAAGCTGGTCAGCATCGTTCACAGTTGCCG GGCCCTTCGACAGAATGGACGGGATCCCCCTGACCCCTACGTGTCACTGTTGCTACTGCCAGATAAGAACCGAGGCACCAAGAGGAAGACCTCACAGAAGAAGAGGACCCTAAATCCTGAATTCAATGAACG GTTTGAGTGGGAACTGCCCCTGGATGAGGCCCTGCGGCGAAAGCTAGACATCTCTGTGAAATCTAATTCCTCCTTCATGTCAAGAGAGCGTGAGCTGCTGGGGAAG GTGCAGTTGGACCTTGCTGAGATAGACCTTTCCCAGGGTGCGGCCCAGTG GTATGACCTCATGGATGACAAGGACAAAGGCAGCTCCTAG